One genomic window of Solanum dulcamara chromosome 10, daSolDulc1.2, whole genome shotgun sequence includes the following:
- the LOC129905026 gene encoding E3 ubiquitin ligase BIG BROTHER-related-like, protein MSRTLPPDVSYLNRLQQQPRVRVDYSFMTRFKFEDSNLGHIVDEIEEEAEEFENDISESILDHSFDEEIMEEEEIEEFANDVSESILDEEIIEEEEEVFANDVSESILDEEIEEFEVDISENMETTMEYDRHLLNEGYQQQGLNQTSGRLARTARMRVNTNYVHYRIQVPQLILDDIEEEEMEEEDDTNEFVDQDMSEYFETSTYYATPAMNIDGDDEEEEQEACAICLLEYKDEDTIAILQCGHEFHDECINKWLQRKKTCPFCRASVFAHNT, encoded by the coding sequence ATGTCTCGTACGTTGCCACCTGATGTTTCTTACTTGAATCGACTACAACAGCAGCCTCGAGTGCGTGTTGATTATAGTTTCATGACTCGTTTTAAGTTTGAGGATTCAAATCTTGGTCATATTGTTgatgaaattgaagaagaagcaGAGGAGTTCGAGAATGACATATCCGAGTCGATTCTTGATCATAGttttgatgaagaaattatggaagaagaagaaatagaggAATTCGCGAATGACGTATCTGAGTCGATTCTTGATGAAGAAATTatagaagaggaggaggaggtgtTTGCGAATGATGTATCTGAGTCGATTCTTGATGAAGAAATTGAGGAGTTTGAAGTTGATATATCTGAAAATATGGAAACAACAATGGAGTATGATAGACATCTTCTTAATGAAGGCTATCAACAGCAAGGATTGAACCAAACAAGTGGAAGACTGGCTAGGACGGCTCGAATGAGAGTGAATACTAACTACGTTCATTACAGAATTCAAGTGCCACAATTGATTCTTGATgacattgaagaagaagagatggaGGAAGAAGACGATACTAATGAGTTTGTGGATCAAGACATGTCTGAGTATTTCGAAACAAGTACATATTATGCTACTCCTGCTATGAATATAGATGGTGATGATGAAGAGGAGGAACAAGAAGCATGTGCTATCTGCTTACTTGAATATAAAGATGAAGATACCATTGCCATACTTCAATGTGGTCATGAATTTCATGATGAATGCATCAACAAGTGGTTGCAAAGGAAAAAAACATGTCCTTTTTGTAGAGCTTCAGTTTTTGCCCACAACACATGA